One Puniceicoccus vermicola genomic region harbors:
- a CDS encoding CHC2 zinc finger domain-containing protein — protein sequence MPRIPETELEDLKRSVDLAALVRSKGVELKKHGSKDLAGLSPFTDEKTPSFIVTPAKNLWHCMSSGQGGSVIDFVMHYDGVSFRQAVELLRTKNPSLYKSAGPVRKSSVPKLPPAVEFDADDQTLFDQVLGYYAKRLHENPSAIDYLKKRGLWNEEAIERFRIGYADRTLGLTLPHKNRKDGAEIRTRLQRLGIYRESGHEHFNGSLVFPVMDEGGAVREIYGRKVGSQKSGIYHLYLPGPHAGIWNPECLKSPEIILTESIIDALTFWVNGFRNVTCIWGTEGFTDEHLEAFRKHRTQKIYLAYDRDKAGDRASERDAERLQSHGIECFRVKFPAGMDSNEYALKVTPPEMSLKAVLSGAEWLPPSPKGYGATGGKGLGHCVPQEGEIPFRVKDQDTRASSSNLLAANLAADAATVGQDIATKGKNASEDELRAFGSSRETSPALKLSGEDYLLDLGPRSYRVRGLQKNGSLEVLKVNLRLVCEDRFHLDTLDFYRSKDREAFVRAAASETTLEPDLIKRDLGKLLLALEQVQEERIRAATEPQPSHPEMTEEEQAEALELLRSPDLLHRILADFESCGIVGESTNKLTGYLACVSRKLDRPLAVIVQSTSAAGKSTLMESILAFIPEEERVKYSAMTGQSLYYLGETNLKNKILAIVEEEGAEKASYALKLLQSEGELTIASTGKDDQGRMKTEEYHVEGPVMIFLTTTAVDIDEELLNRCLVLTVDESREQTKAIHDLQREAETFEGLKRKVERDRILSVHKNAQRLLKPLPVVNPFAKQLTFLSDRTRTRRDHVKYLTLIRTIALLHQHQRPLKEKDGLEYIEATRSDIEEANRIAHEVLGRSLDELPPQTRRLLILLRDMVDSRCREEKVTPDVCLFSRRQVRRFTGWTEFQVRTHLNKLQEMEYVLPHYGGRGQSFLYELLFHGEDDGKPQMCGLLDVTTTPTSSIENGSSSTEKAGSSIQRASNEHGSSIGQNGSQPAKHGPSGLNGHKSGENAQEGAENRKAS from the coding sequence CTACAAAAGCGCGGGTCCGGTGAGGAAGTCCTCCGTTCCGAAACTGCCGCCTGCGGTCGAGTTCGACGCGGACGACCAGACGCTCTTCGACCAAGTGCTCGGCTACTACGCCAAGCGGCTTCACGAAAACCCTTCGGCCATCGACTATCTGAAGAAGCGCGGTCTCTGGAACGAAGAGGCAATCGAGCGGTTCCGGATCGGCTACGCCGACCGGACGCTCGGCCTGACCCTGCCGCACAAGAACCGCAAGGACGGGGCGGAAATCCGCACCCGCTTGCAGCGGCTGGGGATTTACCGCGAGAGCGGTCACGAGCATTTTAACGGCTCGCTGGTGTTCCCCGTTATGGACGAAGGCGGGGCGGTTCGCGAAATCTACGGTCGCAAAGTCGGCAGTCAAAAGAGCGGCATCTACCACCTTTACTTGCCCGGGCCCCATGCGGGAATCTGGAACCCGGAGTGCCTGAAATCCCCCGAGATCATCCTGACCGAAAGCATCATCGATGCGCTGACCTTTTGGGTGAATGGCTTCCGGAATGTAACTTGCATCTGGGGAACGGAAGGCTTTACGGACGAACACCTCGAAGCCTTCCGGAAGCACCGGACGCAGAAGATTTATCTGGCCTACGACCGGGACAAAGCCGGGGACCGGGCTTCGGAACGGGACGCGGAGCGTCTCCAATCCCACGGAATCGAATGCTTCCGGGTCAAGTTCCCTGCCGGGATGGATTCCAACGAATACGCGCTCAAAGTCACTCCACCTGAAATGTCCCTGAAGGCGGTTCTCTCCGGTGCCGAGTGGCTTCCGCCTTCGCCAAAAGGCTACGGCGCGACAGGTGGCAAAGGGCTTGGTCACTGCGTCCCTCAAGAAGGTGAAATCCCTTTCCGTGTCAAAGATCAAGATACGCGCGCATCTTCTTCTAATCTTTTAGCTGCTAACTTAGCCGCTGACGCGGCGACCGTGGGGCAGGATATTGCTACTAAAGGAAAAAATGCTTCGGAGGACGAGCTTCGCGCCTTCGGGTCTTCGCGTGAGACTTCCCCAGCGCTGAAACTCTCTGGCGAAGACTATCTGCTCGACCTCGGCCCGCGTTCGTATCGGGTCCGGGGTCTGCAAAAGAACGGCTCGCTCGAAGTGCTCAAGGTGAACCTTCGCCTTGTCTGCGAGGATCGCTTCCACCTGGACACGCTGGACTTTTACCGCTCGAAGGACCGGGAAGCGTTCGTCCGGGCGGCCGCCTCGGAGACGACGCTGGAACCGGACCTTATCAAGCGGGACCTGGGCAAGTTGCTGCTGGCCCTCGAACAAGTGCAGGAAGAGCGCATCCGGGCAGCGACCGAGCCGCAGCCGTCCCATCCGGAAATGACCGAGGAGGAACAAGCGGAGGCCCTGGAACTCCTCCGGTCCCCGGACCTTTTGCACCGCATCCTCGCCGACTTCGAATCGTGCGGGATCGTCGGAGAATCGACGAACAAGCTGACCGGGTATCTGGCTTGCGTCTCGCGGAAGCTGGATCGGCCCTTGGCGGTGATCGTGCAGAGCACGAGCGCGGCGGGCAAATCGACGCTCATGGAATCGATCCTGGCCTTCATTCCGGAAGAGGAGCGCGTCAAATACTCGGCGATGACGGGCCAAAGCCTCTACTACCTCGGGGAGACGAACCTGAAGAACAAAATCCTCGCCATCGTCGAGGAAGAGGGAGCGGAGAAGGCGAGCTACGCCCTCAAGCTCCTGCAAAGCGAAGGGGAACTGACGATCGCGAGCACGGGCAAGGACGACCAAGGCCGCATGAAAACGGAGGAATACCACGTCGAAGGCCCGGTGATGATCTTCCTGACGACCACGGCGGTGGACATCGACGAAGAATTACTGAACCGTTGCCTCGTCCTCACCGTGGATGAATCGAGAGAGCAGACGAAAGCGATCCACGACCTGCAGCGCGAAGCCGAAACCTTCGAGGGCCTCAAACGCAAAGTCGAGCGGGACCGGATTTTGAGCGTTCACAAGAACGCGCAGCGGCTGCTCAAGCCGCTCCCGGTGGTCAATCCCTTCGCCAAGCAACTGACCTTCCTAAGCGACCGCACGAGAACGCGCCGCGATCATGTGAAATACCTGACCCTGATCCGCACGATCGCGCTTTTGCACCAGCACCAAAGGCCGCTGAAGGAGAAAGACGGCTTGGAATATATCGAGGCGACCCGTTCCGATATCGAGGAGGCCAACCGGATCGCCCACGAAGTGCTGGGCCGCTCGCTCGACGAGCTTCCGCCGCAGACGCGGAGGCTGTTGATCCTCTTGCGGGACATGGTGGACAGTCGTTGCCGCGAGGAAAAAGTGACCCCGGACGTGTGCCTGTTCAGCCGCCGCCAGGTGCGCCGCTTCACGGGCTGGACCGAGTTCCAGGTGCGCACGCACCTGAACAAGCTGCAGGAAATGGAATATGTCCTCCCGCACTACGGCGGACGCGGGCAGAGCTTCCTTTACGAGCTTCTTTTCCACGGCGAGGACGACGGAAAACCGCAGATGTGTGGCTTGCTCGATGTGACTACGACGCCAACTTCGAGCATTGAAAACGGAAGTTCGAGCACGGAAAAGGCAGGTTCGAGTATCCAACGAGCATCCAACGAGCACGGTTCGAGCATAGGCCAAAACGGCTCCCAGCCCGCCAAACACGGGCCTTCCGGGCTGAACGGCCACAAATCCGGCGAAAACGCACAAGAGGGGGCCGAAAACCGCAAGGCGTCGTAA
- a CDS encoding tyrosine-type recombinase/integrase, whose product MVGQLDRWLEWRLARGYSPRTTRTHDFNMALFLDWARERDLIYPEQITRSILESYQLYLYRYRKPDGKPLGTGTQHGRLQLLKTFFSWLCRERILEANPASELELPRPVSSALPRGLSRDEIASLLAVPDVRDPLGVRDRAILETLYATGMRRRELAMLDLGDLDRAEGLIHVRHGKGGKARFVPVGQRAGQWLGRYLERCRESLLVSVGEPALFLTGYGERFSPNSLGNLVRKHLVAAGIDKPGCCHLLRHSCATHMHENGADIRYVQQMLGHAKLDTTQVYTHVTLSALRAVHGKTHPSCGERIVEAER is encoded by the coding sequence ATGGTGGGCCAGTTGGACCGCTGGCTGGAGTGGCGACTGGCGCGGGGCTACTCGCCGCGCACGACCCGCACGCACGACTTCAACATGGCCCTCTTCCTCGACTGGGCGCGGGAGCGCGACCTGATTTACCCGGAGCAAATCACCCGCTCGATTCTGGAATCCTACCAGCTGTATCTTTACCGCTACCGCAAGCCAGACGGCAAGCCGCTGGGGACGGGGACCCAGCACGGCCGCTTGCAACTGCTCAAGACCTTCTTCTCGTGGCTGTGCCGCGAACGGATCCTCGAAGCCAACCCAGCTTCCGAACTGGAACTGCCGCGCCCGGTGTCCTCGGCCCTGCCGCGCGGCCTCTCCCGCGATGAAATCGCCTCTCTCCTGGCCGTGCCCGACGTGCGCGATCCGCTCGGAGTGCGCGACCGGGCCATATTGGAAACCCTCTACGCCACCGGGATGCGACGCCGGGAGTTGGCCATGCTCGACCTCGGCGACCTCGACCGGGCCGAAGGCCTGATCCACGTGCGCCACGGCAAAGGCGGTAAGGCCCGCTTCGTTCCGGTCGGACAACGCGCCGGGCAATGGCTGGGGCGCTACCTCGAACGGTGCCGGGAATCCCTCCTCGTGTCCGTAGGCGAACCCGCTCTCTTTCTGACCGGCTACGGCGAACGCTTCAGCCCGAACTCGCTCGGCAACCTCGTGCGCAAACACCTTGTGGCCGCCGGGATCGACAAACCCGGCTGCTGCCACCTCCTGCGCCACAGCTGCGCCACCCACATGCACGAGAACGGGGCGGACATCCGCTACGTCCAGCAAATGCTCGGCCACGCCAAACTCGACACCACGCAAGTTTACACCCACGTCACGCTCTCGGCTCTCCGTGCCGTCCACGGCAAAACGCATCCCTCCTGCGGGGAACGGATCGTCGAAGCGGAGCGGTAA